From Alteromonas sp. BL110:
ATAGCGCACTGTGAAGCCAACGCCAGCCCTTTGGCTGTCTCACTCACCCAATTTTTCACAAGTGATTCATTACACTTCCAGTAAGAGGGTGACTCATAAATGTGCTTGGCATCTTCACCCGCTTTTTCCAACTCTCTTTCCAATAGATAAAGCGAAGATTGTGTTATTAACTGGCGCTGCTGATTTTGGCTAAAAAAAGGTAGTGAGCCAATAGCACCAGCATTACCTGATTTGCCATTGATAAGCTGGTTGTTAAGTACCAGGCCGCCACCTAAAAACGTACCAACAAAAATGTACAAAAAGCTATCGTATTGCTTCGGATTACCGAAGGACATTTCCGCACTGCACGCTGCTCCGGCATCATTTTTAATAAAAACGGGTAGCTTTATTAAGCTTTCAAGCGCGGTTTGGGGGTCGAACTCTTTCCACTCTTCTAACTCTTTTTTCGGCGCCCCTGCTTCCTCTGCCCAGCTCCAAATTTCAAAAGGCATGGCTACGCCTAACCCTCTAACCAGGTTTTGCTGCGCTGCATCTAAATTTTTAGTTAAAACATTGAATGCACGCTCGGCAAAGTTAAGTAAATTGCTTACTGTGGGGTAGGCGAATTTTTCGTGAAGTGTTGCTTTAACATTGCCTTTTAAGTCGAGTAAAGTCATATCAAAACTACGGCGACCAACTTTAAGGCCAATGCTGAATGCCCCGTTAGCGTTCAAACCGAAAGGTACCTTAGGCTGGCCGACGCCACCTTTAATAGGCGTTAAGCGCTTAACTAAGCCATCGGTTTCTAACTTCTTGATAATGACAGTTGCAGACTGCGCCGACAGCCCAGTCAATTGTGCAATTTCAGCTTTAGGTAATGCAATGCGTTGCCGAATTAAGGTTAAGATCGCGCGCTCGTTCGCTGAGCGATTATCAACTAACTCTGGTGCGTTTTGTGAAGGCAGGTGAAATGCCGATTCAATATTCAAAGTAATTACTATCTACCGTTAAAAGTGAAGTGAGTTTAACAAAACCAATCCGCATAGATAATGCCCACTTCTGTTCAATAATGTCTATAGTTTCTAATGCAATAACTACACATCCTACAATTCTTTGAAAAAAATATAAATCAATTAGGTTGATTTAATGGTTTTGTTCGTCAATACTATGCCCCAATTAATTAACGATTCGTTAACCTTGCGCATTGTGCGCACAAGGTAAACGTCCTTTATTTACATTTTTTTGAGCGAGGCTGGTATGAAAATTTTGTGTTTAGGTGAAGTGCTTATTGATATGTTAAGCCAAGGTGCAGCCCCCAAAGATGGCAACATACCAGCCATGAAGCCTTTCCAACCTTACGCTGGTGGCGCGCCTGCTAATGTGGCAGTTGCTGTTGCCCAACTGGGTGGCGAGAGCGCAATGGTGTCTAAAGTCGGTGACGATACGTTTGGGGCGTTTCTTAAAGAAATGCTTGAACACTATAAAGTGAACACTGACTTTGTGTGGACGACTCAAGAAGGCAATACGGCGCTGGCGTTTGTAAATTTAGATGAAGACGGCGAGCGTTCGTTCGACTTCTACGTAGATAATGCCGCGCATAAGCACATTTCAGAACAAGATTTGTCGACGATTGATTGCGACAAAAATACAGTACTTCACTTCTGCTCGGGTTCAATTTCTGGCCCTGAACTTATTCCCGGCACTGAGTTTATTTTAAACAAGGCGAAGGAGAACGGAATGATGGTGTGTTTAGACATTAACTATCGCCCAGCGTTTTGGGATGATACTGCTAATGCACCAGCGCGTATTGATGAGGCGGCAAAGAAAGTCTCTGTATTGAAGGCAAGTCGCGAGGAACTTGCAGAGCTTTACGGCGAAGAAAATGCCGATGCAAAAGTACAACAGTGGCTTGATAGTGGGGTTAAGGTTGTATTGGTAACCGACGGTGGTGAGCCAATTCACTATATTACTAAGGCGTTCAGCGGCACATTGGCGTCGCCAAAGATGGACGTAAAAGATACCACTGCCGCCGGTGATTCATTTATCGGTGGGTTCCTATATTTCCTTTCGACCAAAGTTAAGAACGCCGATGAGTTCGATGCATGGGCGGATAACTTTGAAAATGTAAGCGAAGCCACTGAGTTTGCTATTCGTTGCGGTGCTTACACGGTTACGCAATACGGCGCATTCAGCGCGCTACCTACGCAGGAAAATATCGCTAAATAGGAAGCATTAAAAAAACGTTTTAAAAAATGTGTAGCAGGCAATAAAAAAGGGTTCATATGAACCCTTTTGTGCATTAAAAAAACACTTTTGCCATTTAAAAGTCACGCGAGCAACCTTAGGCGATGATGGTAGCTTAGGCTAATAGGTTAAGTGGGCTTAGTGTTTATCGGCTCTGCTTTGGAACTTACGCTCTTCGGTATTAACCTTTATCCATTCACCGGTGCTGATGTACTCTGGCACTTGTACTACTAGGCCAGTTGAAAGCGTGGCTGGTTTGGTACGAGAAGTCGCAGACGCACCTTTAATAGACGGGTCGGTTTCAACTACCTCAAGTTCCACGCTCATTGGTAAGTCCAAGGCAACCGGTACTTCACTAACTATGACAACTTGAATGCCATCGGTTTCTTCGTTAATAAACAGAGCTTCGTTCTCAATACTCTCTTTGTTCAAGTGATAAGGGGTGTAGTCTTCCTTATCCATGAATACATATTCTTCGCCATCAATATACGAAAACATGGCAGGGCGACGAATTAGGTCAGCCATATCTAGGGTGTCTGAGTCTTTAAACGTTTCATCGTATTTGGTGCCCGTTACTACATCGTACATGCGCATGCGATAGATGCTGCCACCAGCACGACCTTGAGGGACCGAACGCTCAATATCTCGCACGATGCAAGTTTTTCCGTCAAATACTACAGTGTTATTCTTTTTAATTTCACTAGCCTTAGGCATGGCGATTTCCTATTGTTTTATTTTCTTAAGGTGCAAGCCTTGTTTCTATCTCGCTCCATTCTCTGCGATTTTACACGACTAAGAAAGTGTTTTTGCTGGCTTAGCCTTCTATCAGCGCTTTAACATTCGCTAAGGTATCAGCTTCACTGGCGGGCTTGTCCCAACGAATTCTATGTATACGGGGAAAGCGCAGCGCGACCCCTGATTTGTGCCTAGATGAAGGATGTACAGCGTCGAAAGCCACTTCAAGTACCAGTTCTTTTCTCACTTCTCTCACCGGGCCAAACCGTCCCACGGCGTTGCGTCTTACCCAATTATCTAGTTTTTTGAGTTCTTCATCGGTGAACCCGGAATAGGCTTTTCCGATAGGCAGAAGCTGACTGCCTTCCCAAGCTCCAAAGGTGTAGTCTGAATAAAAGCTCGAACGTTTTCCGTGCCCACGTTGGGCATACATCATAACCGCATCCACAACCAGCGGATCGCGCTTCCATTTGAACCACTGACCTTTAGGCCTGCCAGGTACATATTTACTATCTAGGCGCTTTATCATCAGTCCTTCTACCGCACGATTTTGGCATACTTGGGCGTGAAGCTGGCGTAAGGTTTCAGGTGAAGTGGCATTGAGTGTTTCAGAAAGGAATAATCGGCTGTTATTCGTCTTGCTAAACCATTCTTCAAGGGCGTGGCGTCGTGCTATTAGTGTCTTGTCTGTTAGATTTTTACCATTAAGCACCAATGCATCGTAAACGATAAGTCCAACTGGCGCGGAAGATTGTAGTGCTTTACTTGGTTTCTTTTTATTAAGGCGCTGCTGAAGGGCATTAAAGGTATCCACGTCTGGCTGTGCGGCGTATGAAGCCTGTTTACCGCGCTTATCACTACTCGTGCGTTGACTAGCCATACTTTGGGCAGTCGATTCTCCAGATTGATGTAAGCCATATTCTGCATTATGGATAACCAGCAGTTCTCCATCTAGCACCATGCTGCCGCTTACAGACTCAAGCAGGTCCGGAAATGAGTGACTAATATCATCCCCAGTGCGGGAAAAAAGGGCTTTTTCGGGCTTGTCGTTATCGGCCTCACTACTATTTTCAAGCCTTGCAAGAACAGTATTATTTGACTTAACGACAAGCTGCACACGAATACCGTCGTACTTGTTCTCAATTTGCCAAGTGTCTTTGGTGAAATCGTCGATATCGCTATCTTCAATAGGATGAGAAAGCATAACTGGATGAAAGGTAACGGCATTTTCAATATCAGGCTTGTCAGCTTTTCCTTCTAGCCAGCTAAGCATATCGACATAAGGCGGGGTAACTGCATGCCAAAGTGTCTCGACTTCTTTAATGTCTTTATTACCATAGTCAGCCAATATTTGTTTTATAGAGCGTGCCGACACGCCTATACGCAACCCCCGCGTGCCCAACTTTAGTAATGCCCAGCGTTGAGCTGGCGTCATTATTGTTAGGTAATGGGCAAGCGTCTCAGAAACTTTCTGCTTACTGACTGAAGCGAAAGTTTCTACCACCTCGCTAAGCGTGGGTAGCGAGTTTGTTGGCTTACTATGGGGCCATAAATGGGCTACAGTTTCACTAACCTCACCCACATAGTCATAGCTCATGGCAAAAAGCTCAGGGTCGGTATGTTCGGTAATAAGCTTTTTTACCGTATTGCGCTTAAAAAAATCGAACCGCAATGTCCCTGCCATAGCAGCAATTGCCCAGCCTCGGTCAGGGTCCGGTGTATTGGCAATGTAGTCGGCAATAAGCTGCGCTTTAGCTTTGTTTCCCGACGTGAAATATAGCTGCTCAAGTAAGTGACTGAATGCTTCCACTAATCGCCTCCTTGCTCTTCTTCATCATAACCGACGAGAGATAGCGCTCTGGCTTTAAACCCCATTTTTTCTGCCTGATACATCAGGGCATCTTCTCTGCCGTGAGTTACCCACACTTCTTTCGGGTTAACTTCTTCTATGGTTTGCAGCAATTCGGGCCAGTCACAATGATCAGAGATAATAAGCGGTAGCTCGGCATTCTTTTGTTTTGCGCGAGCGCGAATTTGCATCCAGCCAGACGCCACAACAGGTCGCACGTTAGGCAAGCTTCGTGACCACCTGTCGGCAAGTGCAGAAGGGGGCGCAATGACTATCTCGCCGGCTAATGTTTTTTTATTCGCAACCTCAGATACTGGAATTAACTCACCCAAGTCTATACCTAATTGCTTGTATAGGTCACACAGCTTTAGCTGCGCGCCATGCAGGTAAATTGGCTTCATGTAGCCTGCTTCTCGTAACGCTAATATAACCCGCTGGCATTTACCTAGCGCATAAGCGCCTACTAGATGGCATCGTTCTGGAAACACCCGTAACGAATGAAGAAGTTTTTCAATTTCATGTTCAATAGGCGGGTGCTTAAAGACTGGAAGCCCGAAGGTGGCTTCGGTAATCAAAACATCGCAAGGGACAACTTTAAAGGGCGGGCATGTAGGGTCGTGTCGGCGCTTGTAATCGCCGGAAACCACAACGCGGTAGCCTGCATATTCAATGAGAATTTGTGTAGAGCCAAGAATATGGCCTGCAGGGTAAAACGTGGCTTTTACATCGTTAAAAGTAATACTTTCACCCATAGCTACAGTGTGCTGATGAATAGCCATATCTTCACCGTAGCGGGTTTGCATAATTGCCAGTGTTTCTGAGCTTGCGTACACACTGTTATGACCTGCACGTGCATGGTCAGCGTGACCGTGTGTGACAAGGGCGGTGGCGACTTCATTCATTGGGTCGATATAAAACTCACCCGGCTCGCAATAAAGGCCAGTATCGTCAGCTTTTAGCCAAGTTGATGGGTGCACTACTCATAGTCCTGTTAAATCAGAGAATGCTTGTTACTACGTATTTAATCCCCTGAATCGACCACTTGAATTAGGCACTCACTATTGGTTCAACCCGCATTCGTCTATTGAATTTGGATTAGGCTATGATACGGATGAAAATCAATTAGACTCGGCTACTTTGCTAGGCACTATAAGATTCTAGCTAGTTACGCCAATATGCTGCAGGACCAGGTTTTACCTGGTCCTTTTACTTAAATCGGAATCATATAACTTCGTTTAGTTCAGATGTTAGCTACGAGGTTTTGTTCGCCTCAGTCGTCAATTCTTGTCCTGCAACTAACCTGTCATCTTGCATGCTCTGTTGCTTCTTATAAAAGCTGCGCAGATATAGTCTTCGCCACGCCGCCTCAAATGGCCCTTGAACAAAATGTTTAGTAATAAAATTCGCCAGCAAAATTTGAATTGCTGTGAGCGCAAGCGTAATTAACATTAAATCGAGCAGCGTCACGGTATAGGCAAACTCGGGATAGTAGGCGGGCATAATCACACGAAATAACACAGCTAAAACAATAGATTGTGTTAGGTAGAGAGTAAACGCCACCTTGCCGCAGTTAATGAGCGACTGATACCACCAGGCGGTTGTATTTTTCACTTTAACTAACAGATGAGCGTAGGCAAAAGCACAGAAAATAGCGGGGATACTGGTGAACATGGGAATAACATCTGAGGTTACTTGCTCAAACATTATCTGAGGAATAACAGTAATAACAGATGTTGCTATGGCAATAATGGCCACTTTCTTGAAGACAGCAGAAGAAAACCCAACGCTAAAGAAACCGCTTCTATAAAGGTAGGCACCAAACATCATAAGACCCATCGACTGCCAAAGCATGGTAAAAGGTGCTGCAATAATGGTAGCGAAAACAAAAGAAGCTTGAACGCCAATTTGGAACAAATAGCTACTTTGCCATTCCGTAACCTCTTCGGCGTAGGCTTCGCTAGACCTAAGAGGCAATGCGCCACCGTAGTCGAATGAAAGCGTAAGCACTATGCCAAAAACAAGCATAATAATACTTCCTACGGCTAGATATTTAACGCTTTTCGCACGAAGCTCTTCTTGGTCTAGCGTTAAGTGTTTTAGTACAAAGTAGGCGCAAAAACTGTAATAAAGCAGTATGTCGCCGCCAAATATAAACACACCATGTATTAAACCAAATAAAAATAGCCATTTAAGTCGAGATTTAGAAAAGTCTAAAAAGTTGTGCCCACGCTTTTGACAAGCATCGAATTGAATAGCTAAACCTGCTCCAAACAACAGGCAAAACAAGGTGCGAAATCTTCCATCTAAGAAAAGTGCGCTAACTGTCGAAATAATCTCATCAGATAAAAGTGGCTCTTCAAAAAACGCGTAGCCGGTGTGAAAATTTTGATGGTATGCAATATTTAAAAACAATATGCCAAGGATCGCTAAACCTCTAATGGCATCTATGGATTGAATTCGCATTTACGTTCCCTGTAACAATAGTTTGTAGTTTAACGAGTGTAGTGTAATCGCTTTTGGGGTGTCGATGTTTAAAGTGTATCCGAATATTAACTATCACTAATAACTTTAAATTACTAATAAATAAAAAGACCAGGAGAGGCTTACTTTTTAAAGACAGTTTTAATGCATTGAGCCTCAAGCGTTATCAAAAAGGCACGACGTAGGGCATTGGTATAAATAAACTTAACTAAGAAATTGGCGTATAAAGCGGAAAAGGCATAACAGATACTGTAAATGACATTACTCCCCTCCGCTTTCGCTAAGTGGTTTAAGCAAAAAGGCTGGCAACTACGTGATTATCAACAGACCATGTTGGTGGAAAAAGATAAACATGACTGTACTTTACTGATAGCACCAACAGGGGCGGGTAAAACCTTGTCAGGTTTTCTGCCGAGTTTGGTAGAGCTCAGTGAACTCAATGAGCGTGATGTTTCCGCTGAAAACAAGAGTAAGCAGAGTGGGTTTAATGGTTTACATACCTTGTACATTTCACCCCTTAAAGCGCTGACCCAAGATATTCATCGCAACCTGTTACAGCCTATTGAAGAAATGTCGCTGCCTATAACGGCAGAAACCCGTACTGGCGATACGCCTTCTCATAAGCGTCAGCGACAGCGTAAAAAGCCGCCTAATATTCTACTTACTACCCCTGAGTCCCTCATGCTGATGTTAAGCTACGCCGATGCCGATAAGCTTTTCGGCAAACTAAAACGCGTAATCATCGATGAAACTCACAGCTTAATGGCGAATAAGCGCGGCGACTTTTTATCACTCGCCTTGGCACGATTAAACGCGCTTTCTCCAAGCTGTAAACGCATAGGTTTGTCAGCCACTGTAGCGTTCCCCGAAACTTTGGGTGCTTGGCTGGCTGGCAGTGACAGTGTTGCCAATATCATCAAAGTAAAAGCGGGGGAGAAGCCAAAAGTTGAGATGCTGCACTCTAAAGCACGTATGCCTTTTGGCGGCTTTATGGCCCGTTACGCCATTGATGATATCTATACAGCCATAGAAAATGCAAAGACTACACTCGTTTTTGTAAATACACGCGCTCAGTCCGAGCTTCTATTTCAAATGTTGTGGGAAGCAAACAAGGCAGCGCTTCCCATTGCGCTTTATCACGGCAGTTTGAGCAAAGAGCAAAGGCGCAAAACCGAAGCCATGATGGCAAGCGGTATGCTAAGAGCAATAGTGTGTACCTCTGCGTTAGAGCTAGGCATTGACTGGGGTGATGTAGATAAGGTCATACAAGTGGGGGCGCCTAAAGGCGTAAGCAGGCTGCTGCAAAGGATAGGGCGAGCGAACCACAGGTTAGATGAGCCTAGCGAAGCGTTGC
This genomic window contains:
- the efpL gene encoding elongation factor P-like protein EfpL, with product MPKASEIKKNNTVVFDGKTCIVRDIERSVPQGRAGGSIYRMRMYDVVTGTKYDETFKDSDTLDMADLIRRPAMFSYIDGEEYVFMDKEDYTPYHLNKESIENEALFINEETDGIQVVIVSEVPVALDLPMSVELEVVETDPSIKGASATSRTKPATLSTGLVVQVPEYISTGEWIKVNTEERKFQSRADKH
- a CDS encoding cisplatin damage response ATP-dependent DNA ligase; translation: MEAFSHLLEQLYFTSGNKAKAQLIADYIANTPDPDRGWAIAAMAGTLRFDFFKRNTVKKLITEHTDPELFAMSYDYVGEVSETVAHLWPHSKPTNSLPTLSEVVETFASVSKQKVSETLAHYLTIMTPAQRWALLKLGTRGLRIGVSARSIKQILADYGNKDIKEVETLWHAVTPPYVDMLSWLEGKADKPDIENAVTFHPVMLSHPIEDSDIDDFTKDTWQIENKYDGIRVQLVVKSNNTVLARLENSSEADNDKPEKALFSRTGDDISHSFPDLLESVSGSMVLDGELLVIHNAEYGLHQSGESTAQSMASQRTSSDKRGKQASYAAQPDVDTFNALQQRLNKKKPSKALQSSAPVGLIVYDALVLNGKNLTDKTLIARRHALEEWFSKTNNSRLFLSETLNATSPETLRQLHAQVCQNRAVEGLMIKRLDSKYVPGRPKGQWFKWKRDPLVVDAVMMYAQRGHGKRSSFYSDYTFGAWEGSQLLPIGKAYSGFTDEELKKLDNWVRRNAVGRFGPVREVRKELVLEVAFDAVHPSSRHKSGVALRFPRIHRIRWDKPASEADTLANVKALIEG
- a CDS encoding carbohydrate kinase family protein; the protein is MKILCLGEVLIDMLSQGAAPKDGNIPAMKPFQPYAGGAPANVAVAVAQLGGESAMVSKVGDDTFGAFLKEMLEHYKVNTDFVWTTQEGNTALAFVNLDEDGERSFDFYVDNAAHKHISEQDLSTIDCDKNTVLHFCSGSISGPELIPGTEFILNKAKENGMMVCLDINYRPAFWDDTANAPARIDEAAKKVSVLKASREELAELYGEENADAKVQQWLDSGVKVVLVTDGGEPIHYITKAFSGTLASPKMDVKDTTAAGDSFIGGFLYFLSTKVKNADEFDAWADNFENVSEATEFAIRCGAYTVTQYGAFSALPTQENIAK
- a CDS encoding DUF418 domain-containing protein, which gives rise to MRIQSIDAIRGLAILGILFLNIAYHQNFHTGYAFFEEPLLSDEIISTVSALFLDGRFRTLFCLLFGAGLAIQFDACQKRGHNFLDFSKSRLKWLFLFGLIHGVFIFGGDILLYYSFCAYFVLKHLTLDQEELRAKSVKYLAVGSIIMLVFGIVLTLSFDYGGALPLRSSEAYAEEVTEWQSSYLFQIGVQASFVFATIIAAPFTMLWQSMGLMMFGAYLYRSGFFSVGFSSAVFKKVAIIAIATSVITVIPQIMFEQVTSDVIPMFTSIPAIFCAFAYAHLLVKVKNTTAWWYQSLINCGKVAFTLYLTQSIVLAVLFRVIMPAYYPEFAYTVTLLDLMLITLALTAIQILLANFITKHFVQGPFEAAWRRLYLRSFYKKQQSMQDDRLVAGQELTTEANKTS
- a CDS encoding ROK family transcriptional regulator; amino-acid sequence: MNIESAFHLPSQNAPELVDNRSANERAILTLIRQRIALPKAEIAQLTGLSAQSATVIIKKLETDGLVKRLTPIKGGVGQPKVPFGLNANGAFSIGLKVGRRSFDMTLLDLKGNVKATLHEKFAYPTVSNLLNFAERAFNVLTKNLDAAQQNLVRGLGVAMPFEIWSWAEEAGAPKKELEEWKEFDPQTALESLIKLPVFIKNDAGAACSAEMSFGNPKQYDSFLYIFVGTFLGGGLVLNNQLINGKSGNAGAIGSLPFFSQNQQRQLITQSSLYLLERELEKAGEDAKHIYESPSYWKCNESLVKNWVSETAKGLALASQCAMSLLDLDGVIIDGAIPSNIKELLVKATQSALKDLDMRGITPAQISPGHVGVKAQSIGSANLALQANYF
- a CDS encoding ligase-associated DNA damage response exonuclease, yielding MHPSTWLKADDTGLYCEPGEFYIDPMNEVATALVTHGHADHARAGHNSVYASSETLAIMQTRYGEDMAIHQHTVAMGESITFNDVKATFYPAGHILGSTQILIEYAGYRVVVSGDYKRRHDPTCPPFKVVPCDVLITEATFGLPVFKHPPIEHEIEKLLHSLRVFPERCHLVGAYALGKCQRVILALREAGYMKPIYLHGAQLKLCDLYKQLGIDLGELIPVSEVANKKTLAGEIVIAPPSALADRWSRSLPNVRPVVASGWMQIRARAKQKNAELPLIISDHCDWPELLQTIEEVNPKEVWVTHGREDALMYQAEKMGFKARALSLVGYDEEEQGGD